Proteins encoded by one window of Vampirovibrionales bacterium:
- a CDS encoding transposase, with amino-acid sequence MKTSRFTEEQVITALRTQESGQKTVEGVCRELGISQATFYKWKKKYGNLSILEARRLRVLEVENSRLKRLLSERTLELDALQDVLKKL; translated from the coding sequence GAGCCGATTCACGGAAGAGCAGGTTATTACTGCATTACGGACACAGGAAAGCGGTCAGAAGACGGTCGAAGGTGTCTGTCGGGAGCTTGGCATCTCGCAAGCCACGTTCTACAAGTGGAAAAAGAAGTACGGAAACTTGAGCATCTTGGAAGCCAGGCGTTTACGGGTTCTGGAAGTAGAGAATTCCCGACTGAAAAGGCTGTTGAGTGAGCGCACACTGGAACTGGATGCGCTGCAGGACGTGCTAAAAAAGCTTTAG
- a CDS encoding IS3 family transposase has protein sequence MLFHCLRADKYKLSKRQCARLSRVRRHGLRSVADARNESLRQAILRLSNRFARFGYRRIHAILVKQEGWTINVKRVRRIRSEEGLQVRKKTKKRRRGQGVQSPEQAVAPNHVWTVDFVQDRLTSGGRVRLLTVLDEFTRQSLCIRVERSLRGEDVRLTLQTLFRDYGIPRYLRSDNGSEFVARCLQSWLQTQHTQSLFIEPGSPWQNGKCESFNGRLRDECLNMEAFDTLSEAQVVIEAWRGHYNTERPHSALQYRTPEVFILDWQGEQAALRLIA, from the coding sequence ATTCTGTTTCATTGCCTGCGCGCGGACAAATACAAGCTGTCGAAACGTCAATGCGCCCGGCTATCGCGCGTGCGTCGGCACGGCTTACGCTCTGTGGCAGACGCCAGGAATGAATCCCTGCGTCAGGCAATCCTGCGTCTTTCCAATCGTTTCGCGAGGTTCGGCTATCGCCGGATTCACGCCATACTGGTGAAGCAGGAAGGTTGGACAATCAACGTGAAGCGGGTGCGGCGGATCCGGAGCGAGGAAGGCCTACAAGTCAGAAAGAAAACGAAGAAACGCAGGCGAGGCCAAGGCGTTCAGTCGCCCGAACAGGCCGTTGCGCCAAATCACGTGTGGACGGTTGATTTTGTGCAGGACCGCCTGACTTCTGGCGGCCGTGTCCGGCTATTGACGGTGCTGGATGAATTTACGCGCCAGTCCCTGTGCATTCGCGTGGAACGTTCTCTCAGGGGCGAGGATGTGCGCCTGACATTGCAGACGTTGTTTAGGGATTACGGGATTCCCCGGTATCTACGCAGCGACAACGGGTCGGAATTTGTCGCCCGTTGCCTGCAAAGCTGGCTACAGACGCAGCACACGCAGTCGCTCTTTATTGAGCCTGGGAGCCCGTGGCAAAACGGCAAGTGCGAAAGTTTCAACGGCCGTTTGCGGGATGAATGCCTGAACATGGAAGCCTTCGATACGTTGAGCGAGGCTCAGGTCGTGATTGAAGCATGGCGCGGGCATTACAACACCGAGCGTCCTCACAGCGCCTTGCAATACCGAACGCCTGAAGTTTTTATTCTCGACTGGCAGGGTGAGCAGGCGGCTTTACGTCTGATCGCCTGA